In Cupriavidus basilensis, one genomic interval encodes:
- a CDS encoding Bug family tripartite tricarboxylate transporter substrate binding protein has translation MQKTSRRIFSRRLGAAILGVSLPLCAPQAFAQAYPSKPIRLVVPFPPGGPTDTAARIIGQKMGESLKQTVVVDNRPGASGTIGAEAVAKSAPDGYTLMVLATPTLLAPHLISRKGYDIFKDFTPIGSAYDLPIVMVVNPQAMPDVTDLQQYIARAKAKPGALNYTSAGNGSFGHLSTELLKSTGHFDVQHVPYKGSAPAISDLLAGQVPMMFSDMIAALPHIKAGKLRPIAVGSARRVSFTPDVKTVAEQGFPGFEATAWGGLLAPAGTPKDVIARLSAELKAALADPVVQEKMLGAGTVAAYQPPEQLASRMRNDYKKWGKVIEDNGIKSD, from the coding sequence ATGCAGAAGACAAGCCGTCGTATTTTCTCGCGCCGCCTGGGTGCGGCCATCCTTGGCGTTTCGCTGCCGCTGTGCGCGCCGCAGGCCTTCGCGCAAGCCTATCCGTCCAAGCCGATCCGCCTGGTGGTGCCGTTCCCGCCGGGCGGCCCGACCGATACCGCTGCGCGCATCATCGGCCAGAAGATGGGCGAATCGCTCAAGCAGACGGTGGTGGTGGACAATCGCCCGGGCGCCTCCGGCACGATCGGCGCGGAAGCCGTCGCCAAGAGCGCGCCGGATGGCTACACGCTGATGGTGTTGGCCACGCCCACGCTGCTGGCGCCGCACCTGATCAGCCGCAAGGGCTACGACATCTTCAAGGATTTCACGCCGATCGGTTCCGCCTACGATCTGCCCATCGTCATGGTGGTCAACCCGCAGGCCATGCCCGACGTGACCGACCTGCAGCAATACATTGCCCGCGCCAAGGCCAAGCCCGGCGCGCTCAACTACACCAGCGCCGGCAATGGCAGCTTTGGCCATCTGTCCACCGAACTACTCAAGAGCACCGGGCATTTCGACGTGCAGCACGTGCCCTACAAAGGCAGCGCGCCGGCGATCTCCGATCTGCTGGCCGGCCAGGTGCCGATGATGTTCTCCGACATGATCGCGGCGCTGCCGCACATCAAGGCCGGCAAGCTGCGTCCCATCGCCGTGGGCTCGGCCAGGCGCGTGAGCTTCACGCCCGATGTGAAGACGGTGGCGGAGCAGGGCTTCCCCGGTTTCGAGGCCACCGCCTGGGGCGGCCTGCTGGCCCCCGCCGGCACGCCCAAGGATGTGATCGCCAGGTTGTCGGCCGAACTGAAGGCGGCGCTGGCCGATCCCGTGGTGCAGGAAAAGATGCTTGGCGCGGGCACGGTCGCTGCCTACCAGCCGCCTGAACAACTGGCATCGCGCATGCGCAACGACTACAAGAAGTGGGGCAAGGTGATCGAGGACAACGGCATCAAGAGCGACTGA
- a CDS encoding IclR family transcriptional regulator domain-containing protein, translated as MNSTDTPLANPQKKEELLDSLTNGLALLRLFASGAGSLTMQDVAEQLDVTRAAARRLLLTLQHNGYVAQDGRDFSITPRVMDLGYAYFASMNLPQLAAPYLKALSEQTGETCSLGVLDGESVALVAREEPPQILRVDMGVGRRMPAYAHSLGRVLLAGLDDKALEAYLATAQLRKLTPFTVSSRTALARTLKQVRGDGYCTLISELVDGFAGISVPVRAESGKVVAGLGLSMVLGSRDAAHLEQHYLPALKHAAGELEALLRRR; from the coding sequence ATGAACAGCACCGACACGCCCCTGGCCAACCCGCAGAAAAAGGAAGAGCTGCTCGATTCGCTGACCAATGGCCTGGCGCTGCTGCGCCTGTTCGCCTCCGGCGCGGGAAGCCTCACCATGCAGGACGTGGCGGAACAGCTCGACGTGACCCGCGCCGCGGCACGGCGGCTGCTGCTGACCCTGCAGCACAACGGCTATGTCGCGCAGGACGGCCGGGACTTTTCCATCACCCCGCGCGTGATGGACCTGGGCTACGCGTACTTTGCGTCGATGAACCTGCCGCAACTGGCCGCGCCCTACCTCAAGGCGCTCTCCGAGCAGACGGGGGAAACCTGCTCGCTGGGCGTGCTGGACGGAGAATCGGTCGCGCTGGTGGCGCGCGAGGAGCCGCCGCAGATCCTGCGCGTCGACATGGGTGTGGGGCGGCGCATGCCGGCCTACGCCCACTCGCTCGGCCGCGTGCTGCTGGCCGGGCTGGACGACAAGGCGCTCGAGGCTTACCTTGCCACCGCGCAGCTGCGCAAGCTCACCCCGTTCACGGTCAGCTCGCGCACGGCGCTGGCGCGCACGCTCAAGCAAGTGCGCGGCGACGGCTACTGCACGCTGATCAGCGAACTGGTGGACGGCTTCGCCGGCATCTCGGTGCCGGTGCGCGCCGAGTCCGGCAAGGTGGTGGCGGGACTGGGCCTGAGCATGGTGCTGGGCAGCCGGGATGCGGCGCACCTGGAGCAGCACTACCTGCCGGCGCTCAAGCACGCCGCGGGGGAGCTTGAGGCGCTGCTGCGCCGGCGTTGA
- a CDS encoding acyl CoA:acetate/3-ketoacid CoA transferase has protein sequence MKVISAQQAAALVQSRWTVASAGFVGAGHAEAVTDALERRFLDTGMPRDLTLVYSAGQGDRGARGVNHFGNAGMTGRIVGGHWRSATRLASLAMAEACEGYNLPQGVLTHLYRAIAGGKPGVLTKIGLHTFVDPRTAQDSRYHGGAINRSAQAAIAEGRANWVEAVDFRGDEYLFYPSFPIQCALIRCTAADTRGNLSTHREAFHHELLAMAQAAHNSGGIVIAQVESLVDHHDNLQAIHVPGILVDYVVVSENPAHHQMTFAEQFNPAYVTPWQGEAACTVNVASAPAPEMSPAPPALDARTIVQRRAVLELARRQPRVVNLGVGMPAAVGMLAVEAGVEGFTLTVEAGPIGGTPADGLSFGASAYPEAIVDQPAQFDFYEGGGIDLAILGLAELDGHGNVNVSKFGEGAEALIAGVGGFINITQSAKAVVFVGTLTAGGLEVRAENGALRIAREGRVKKIVPQVSHLSFNGPYVASLGIPVLYITERAVFEMRPDAIGAEHLTLIEIAPGIDLQRDVLDQCATAVTVAPDLRTMDARLFRSGPLKL, from the coding sequence ATGAAGGTCATCAGCGCGCAGCAGGCGGCTGCGCTCGTGCAATCCCGGTGGACCGTGGCCAGCGCCGGTTTCGTGGGCGCCGGCCATGCCGAGGCGGTAACGGACGCGCTCGAGCGCCGTTTCCTGGACACCGGCATGCCGCGCGACCTGACGCTGGTGTATTCGGCGGGGCAGGGCGACCGCGGCGCGCGTGGGGTGAACCACTTTGGCAATGCGGGCATGACCGGGCGCATCGTGGGCGGGCACTGGCGCTCCGCCACGCGCCTGGCCTCGCTTGCCATGGCCGAGGCGTGCGAGGGCTACAACCTGCCGCAGGGCGTGCTGACCCACCTGTACCGTGCCATCGCGGGCGGCAAGCCCGGGGTGCTGACCAAGATCGGCCTGCACACGTTCGTGGATCCGCGCACCGCGCAGGACAGCCGCTACCACGGTGGCGCCATCAACCGCAGCGCGCAGGCGGCGATTGCCGAGGGCCGCGCGAACTGGGTCGAGGCGGTCGATTTTCGCGGCGACGAATACCTGTTCTATCCGAGCTTCCCGATCCAGTGCGCGCTGATCCGCTGCACCGCCGCCGATACGCGCGGCAACCTGAGCACGCACCGCGAGGCCTTTCACCACGAACTGCTGGCGATGGCGCAGGCGGCGCACAACTCCGGCGGCATCGTGATCGCGCAGGTGGAGTCGCTGGTGGATCACCACGACAACCTGCAGGCCATCCACGTGCCCGGCATCCTGGTCGACTACGTGGTGGTGAGCGAGAACCCGGCGCATCACCAGATGACGTTCGCGGAGCAGTTCAATCCGGCCTACGTGACGCCGTGGCAAGGGGAAGCTGCCTGCACTGTCAACGTCGCCAGCGCACCGGCGCCAGAGATGTCCCCCGCGCCCCCCGCGCTTGATGCCCGCACCATCGTGCAGCGGCGCGCGGTGCTGGAACTGGCGCGCAGGCAGCCGCGCGTGGTCAACCTCGGGGTTGGCATGCCGGCCGCCGTCGGCATGCTGGCGGTGGAAGCCGGCGTGGAAGGCTTCACGCTCACGGTGGAAGCCGGCCCGATCGGCGGCACGCCCGCGGATGGCCTCAGCTTTGGCGCGTCTGCCTATCCGGAAGCGATTGTCGACCAGCCGGCGCAGTTCGATTTCTATGAGGGCGGCGGCATCGATCTCGCCATCCTCGGGCTGGCCGAGCTTGACGGGCACGGCAACGTCAACGTCAGCAAGTTTGGCGAAGGCGCCGAAGCGCTGATCGCCGGCGTCGGTGGCTTTATCAACATCACGCAGAGCGCCAAGGCCGTGGTCTTCGTCGGCACGCTCACCGCCGGTGGCCTGGAGGTGCGCGCCGAGAACGGCGCCCTGCGCATCGCGCGCGAAGGCCGCGTGAAAAAGATCGTGCCGCAGGTCTCGCACCTGAGTTTCAACGGCCCTTATGTGGCCTCGCTCGGCATCCCCGTGCTCTACATCACCGAGCGCGCGGTCTTCGAGATGCGCCCCGACGCCATCGGCGCGGAGCACCTGACCCTGATCGAGATCGCGCCGGGCATCGACCTGCAGCGCGATGTGCTGGACCAGTGCGCCACCGCGGTCACCGTGGCGCCCGACCTGCGCACCATGGATGCGCGGTTGTTCCGCTCAGGTCCGCTGAAGCTCTGA
- a CDS encoding GNAT family N-acetyltransferase, translated as MTIRPLDWARDGAGILKLDTTYETDRIYAVKSGPLGIWLVEQVLGQPVLNHYDPSGFEQDCAKADHALVFESASGDIGGFAAVRLEAWNRSALLSAIFVAPAFRGTGIGRVLLGEINRLLLATPARCLRAETQNTNYPAIGFYRALGFSLCGLDWDLYDPDTAGTETALIFTRPVVRKSG; from the coding sequence ATGACTATCAGACCGCTCGACTGGGCGCGTGACGGCGCCGGCATCCTCAAGCTCGACACCACCTACGAGACCGATCGCATCTACGCGGTCAAAAGCGGCCCGCTGGGCATCTGGCTCGTGGAGCAGGTGCTGGGCCAGCCCGTGCTCAACCACTACGACCCGTCCGGCTTCGAGCAGGATTGCGCCAAGGCCGACCACGCGCTGGTGTTCGAGAGCGCAAGCGGCGACATCGGCGGCTTTGCCGCCGTCAGGCTCGAAGCCTGGAACCGGTCCGCGCTGCTGAGCGCCATCTTCGTCGCGCCCGCGTTCCGCGGCACCGGCATCGGCCGCGTGCTGCTGGGGGAAATCAACCGCCTGCTGCTAGCAACGCCGGCCCGCTGCCTGCGCGCCGAAACGCAAAACACCAACTACCCGGCCATCGGCTTTTACCGCGCGCTGGGATTCTCGCTGTGCGGGCTGGACTGGGACCTCTATGACCCCGACACCGCCGGCACCGAGACCGCGCTGATCTTCACGCGGCCGGTGGTGCGCAAGTCTGGCTAG
- a CDS encoding LysR family transcriptional regulator, with translation MGLRRLHHFVTLIEQGSFARAATALHLSQPALSRSIQGLEDEFGSQLLDRSYGKARPTASGSIVLERARRMLREGRELRRDLQLLRDVEMGEVSVGFGPFAAAILMEPVLTVLLARYPKLRIDIEIADTPSMVQKLKAEQLDFFVGESQSLKDEAQLRIDRLRSLETSFFVRSGHALAARGAPALTGLLAYPVAGPRIPARVADFFRERIRAEAGEGARELLTVTCDDMHTLRTLILNTDAVGLVPRAMMTAEQASGALVALQVTPPIDLKAAYGLVSLAGRSLSPAAQALVGLVHQILPGPARLSRS, from the coding sequence ATGGGCCTGCGCCGCCTGCATCATTTCGTCACCCTGATCGAGCAAGGCAGCTTTGCCCGCGCCGCCACCGCGCTGCACCTGTCGCAACCGGCGCTCTCGCGCAGCATCCAGGGCCTGGAAGACGAGTTCGGCAGCCAGCTGCTTGACCGCAGCTACGGCAAGGCGCGCCCCACGGCCTCCGGCAGCATCGTGCTGGAGCGGGCGCGCCGCATGCTGCGCGAAGGCCGCGAGCTACGGCGCGACCTGCAACTGCTACGCGATGTGGAGATGGGCGAAGTGAGCGTGGGCTTTGGCCCGTTTGCCGCGGCCATCCTGATGGAGCCCGTGCTGACGGTGCTGCTGGCGCGCTATCCCAAGCTGCGAATCGATATCGAGATCGCGGACACGCCTTCGATGGTGCAAAAGCTCAAGGCCGAGCAGCTGGACTTTTTTGTGGGCGAGAGCCAGAGCCTGAAGGATGAAGCGCAGCTGCGGATCGACCGCCTGCGCTCGCTGGAGACCAGCTTCTTTGTGCGCAGCGGCCATGCGCTGGCCGCGCGCGGGGCGCCCGCGCTGACCGGCCTGCTGGCGTATCCCGTGGCCGGCCCCCGCATCCCGGCGCGGGTGGCGGACTTCTTTCGCGAGCGCATCCGCGCCGAGGCTGGCGAGGGCGCGCGCGAGCTGCTCACGGTGACCTGCGACGACATGCACACGCTGCGCACGCTGATCCTCAACACCGACGCCGTCGGCCTGGTGCCCAGGGCCATGATGACCGCGGAGCAGGCCAGCGGCGCGCTCGTGGCCCTGCAGGTCACGCCGCCGATCGATCTCAAGGCCGCGTATGGGCTGGTGTCGCTCGCCGGACGCTCGCTGTCGCCGGCGGCGCAGGCGCTGGTCGGCCTGGTTCACCAGATCCTGCCGGGGCCGGCCAGACTCAGTCGCTCTTGA